The following are encoded in a window of Geobacter metallireducens GS-15 genomic DNA:
- the yidD gene encoding membrane protein insertion efficiency factor YidD, with translation MLKILIKIIGIYQRYLSPLTGPTCRFYPSCSTYAKESLMRHGLLKGLWYSAVRIMKCHPYHPGGYDPVK, from the coding sequence ATGCTGAAGATTCTCATCAAGATCATCGGCATCTACCAGCGCTACCTCTCGCCCCTCACCGGGCCCACCTGCCGCTTCTATCCCTCCTGTTCAACCTATGCCAAGGAATCGCTCATGCGGCACGGCCTTCTCAAAGGGCTGTGGTACAGTGCCGTCCGGATCATGAAATGTCATCCGTACCACCCCGGTGGCTACGACCCCGTCAAGTAA
- the rnpA gene encoding ribonuclease P protein component: MFTFTKDERLLKRVDFLRLSESSRKISTPCFLVLWAAGPDPACRIGITVSRKVGNAVTRNRIKRLVREYYRLHKALFPPLDINIIARRGADKLDYQGVCKELDRVVERLAGLTRSC; encoded by the coding sequence TTCACCAAAGACGAGCGCCTACTCAAAAGAGTCGATTTTCTCAGGCTCTCGGAGAGCTCGCGCAAGATCAGCACCCCCTGTTTCCTAGTTCTTTGGGCAGCGGGGCCTGATCCAGCCTGTCGTATTGGCATCACCGTAAGCCGCAAGGTAGGTAATGCGGTAACCAGAAACCGGATCAAGCGCCTTGTGCGGGAGTACTATCGACTGCACAAGGCGCTCTTTCCTCCCCTCGACATCAACATAATTGCCCGAAGGGGAGCTGACAAGCTCGACTACCAGGGAGTCTGCAAGGAACTGGACCGGGTGGTGGAGCGCCTTGCGGGCCTCACACGATCATGCTGA